The following coding sequences are from one Pseudomonas mendocina window:
- the pilN gene encoding type 4a pilus biogenesis protein PilN — MARINLLPWREQLREERKQRFLVSLVGVLVVAAGLVFLGDQMLSAAIDNQTARNDFVKKEIAVLDARIQEISELRTRRQQLLERMKIIQDLQGNRPIIGRVFDQLVRTLPDGVYFTSVKMTDKNIAIVGAAESNNRVSNLMRNLDSSEWLTAPNLTEVKAVTAGALDQANVFQLSVQQTQPDHEQAEAGK; from the coding sequence ATGGCGCGGATCAATCTACTTCCTTGGCGCGAACAGCTGCGCGAAGAGCGTAAACAGCGTTTTCTGGTCAGTCTCGTCGGTGTTCTCGTTGTTGCCGCAGGCCTCGTATTTCTCGGCGATCAGATGCTTAGCGCGGCGATTGATAATCAAACTGCACGCAATGACTTCGTTAAGAAGGAGATTGCTGTTCTTGATGCTCGAATTCAGGAGATTAGCGAGCTGCGCACGCGTAGGCAGCAATTGCTAGAGCGTATGAAAATCATCCAGGACTTGCAGGGTAACCGGCCAATCATCGGTCGGGTATTTGATCAGTTAGTGAGAACGCTGCCGGATGGTGTGTATTTCACCAGCGTCAAAATGACTGATAAAAATATCGCTATTGTTGGCGCTGCAGAGTCGAATAATCGCGTTTCGAACCTTATGCGTAACTTGGATAGTTCGGAGTGGTTAACCGCTCCTAATTTGACTGAAGTGAAGGCTGTCACGGCAGGCGCCTTGGATCAGGCAAACGTGTTTCAGCTGAGCGTTCAGCAGACTCAGCCTGATCACGAGCAAGCGGAGGCCGGGAAATGA